From the Chiloscyllium plagiosum isolate BGI_BamShark_2017 unplaced genomic scaffold, ASM401019v2 scaf_12310, whole genome shotgun sequence genome, one window contains:
- the LOC122548297 gene encoding gastrula zinc finger protein XlCGF7.1-like yields the protein MERHEDTCTTEKPWKCADCGKGFKCPSMLETHRRSHTGEKPFICSVCEKGFTQSPDLDKHERTHTGERPYICPKCGKGFSDSSTLSRHQQAHTGERPFICPECGKGFKRSAHLLRHKQIHTRERPFICPECGKGFSDSSYLLTHQRVHTGERPFPCSECDKAFAQLANLRAHQLVHTDKRPFKCSHCEKSFKRRREMLIHEHVHTGERPFSCSLCGKRFVHSKNLLKHQRIHTGEKLLPAPSVGKDLLSHLTL from the coding sequence ATGGAGAGACATGAGGACACCTGCACCACagagaaaccatggaaatgtgcagactgtggaaaaggattcaAATGCCCATCCATGCTGGAAACTCATCgacgcagtcacactggggagaagccttTCATCTGCTCTGTTTGTgagaagggattcactcagtcaccTGACCTTGACAAACATGAACGCACTCACACTGGCGAGAGGCCATACATCTGCCccaagtgtgggaagggattcagtgacTCCTCCACCCTGTCAAGACACCAGCAAGCTCACACTGGCGAGAGGCCATTCATCTGTCCTgagtgtggaaagggattcaAACGGTCAGCCCACCTGCTGAGACACAAGCAAATTCACACTcgggagaggccattcatctgccctgagtgtgggaagggattcagtgacTCATCctacctgctgacacaccagcgagttcacactggggagaggccattcccctgctCTGAGTGTGACAAGGCATTCGCTCAGTTAGCCAATCTCCGGGCACACCAACTGGTTCACACTGATAAGAGACCTTTCAAATGCTCACATTGTGAGAAAAGCTTTAAACGCAGACGTGAAATGCTGATACATGAACACGTTCACACTGGGGAAAGGCCATtttcctgctctctgtgtgggaaaagatttgtccATTCAAAAAACCTTCTGAAACACCAGCGAATACACACTGGTGAGAAGCTGTTACCTGCTCCCTCTGTGGGAAAGGATTTGCTCAGTCATCTCACCCTCTGA